A genomic window from Plasmodium malariae genome assembly, chromosome: 10 includes:
- the PmUG01_10043400 gene encoding conserved Plasmodium protein, unknown function — protein MDDFINGDRELKQKAWNLHFANRRTNNKLKLTKKKNKKYVVKWVKQKDKEELFERWTKTTVPNEKYNSEDNQMESVKINRESLPDIDIYPETKQTRRSYRLNLQNILNVNASKKNYIDPSSDLRTKRRAKKKTMINRIKACSLYACIYPAHLIFLFIFFLVYLFFLIFLFSFSALFLYLSFWNKYIREQKKFFCIKKTFYASFNFLK, from the exons ATGGACGACTTTATAAACGGGGATAGagaattaaaacaaaaagcaTGGAATCTTCATTTTGCCAACAGAAGAACGAATAATAAACTTAAATtaacgaaaaagaaaaataagaaatacgTGGTTAAATGGGTTAAG CAAAAAGACAAAGAGGAGCTATTCGAAAGATGGACGAAAACTACAGTTCCAAATGAG AAATACAACTCAGAAGATAATCAAATGGAGAGTGTAAAAATTAACAGAGAAAG CTTGCCAGACATAGATATATACCCCGAAACAAAACAAACTAGAAGAAGCTACAGATTAAATTTACAGAACATTCTTAATGTAAATGCTTCCAAGAAGAACTATATAGACCCCTCTAGCGACTt GAGAACAAAACGGAGGGCAAAAAAGAAGACAATGATTAACCGTATAAAGGCATGTTCACTTTACGCTTGTATTTATCCGGCGCAtctcatttttcttttcattttttttttagtttatctttttttccttatttttctcttttccttCAGTGCCTTATTCCTTTACTTGTCCTTTTGGAATAAGTACATAcgggaacaaaaaaaatttttttgcataaaaaAGACTTTTTACgcatcatttaattttttaaaataa